A region of the Chryseobacterium cucumeris genome:
ATCTGATAAGGAGAAAGCAATTATGAGCCAGTATGCAGATAAAAATAAGATCATTACAGTATCTAATATTCATTATCCCAAAATTGATATTTCTGAAAGAAAAAGTTTCAGTGAAAGCAAAGGAATTACCTTCATCGGATCTATCCACGAGCCAAATATTGATGCGGTAAAGTTTCTCTATGAAAAAATAATGCCTATTGTCTGGAAAACCAATCCTGAACTGGAAGTAAGCATCATTGGGAATGTCGCTGAGAAACTTGATCTTAAACTATTTCCTAAGTTTAAATTTTTAGGCTTTGTGGAAAGAATTGAAGAGCATTTTATGAATTCCAGAATTATGGTTGCTCCCTTACGGTTTGGAGCTGGAGTAAAAGGAAAAATAGGACAGGCATTTGAATATTTCTTGCCTGTAATCACAACAGATATCGGAGCGGAAGGAATGAGACTCACCAACCATAAAAATGTATTGATAGCGAATGATGAAAATAGTTTTGCTCAGGCAATTCTACAATTAAATAATGATGAAGAGCTTTGGAATACATTAAGTCAAAATTCTATTGACAGTCTGAAACCATTTTCCATTGAGTCCGTAAGTTCTACATTGAAAAAAATTTAATTAAGAATGGATAATTCTTTTTTTTTAATCAGCATTATTGTTCCGTGCTACAACGCTTCTTATTATGTAAAAGAAGTACTCGAAAGTATACAGAGCCAAACTCATTACAATATTGAATGTATTGTTATTAATGATGGCAGTACAGATAATACTCTTGAAATCATCAATTGTTTTTCAGACGAAAGATTCCATATATACAACCAGAAAAACAAAGGTCTTTCAGATACTCGAAATTTCGGATTGGAAAAAGCCTCCGGAGATTTTATTTTTTTCTGTGACAGTGATGATCTTCTTCCTTCTAATGCCTTGGAATCACTCATATCTGAGTATACAGGTAAAGAGGATATTATTGTGGGAAAAACATCAACCTATTCATGGGAAGAGAAACGAAACGTTTCATTCTTACCTCAGCCTAAAGAAAAACAACGCTTAGAAAATAAAAATACGGAAGTCCTGCTTAAAAAAATAACGGAAGACTTAAGTCCAATTGCCCAGAATAAATTATATAAATCTTCATTTTTAAAAGAAAATAATCTCACATTTTTAAGTGGAATTTATCACGAAGATGAATTATGGTTCTTTGAAACGATGTTCCAGGCAAAGAATGTTGTCTTTATTCCTGATATTACTTATTTCTACACTATCGACAACGCACAGTCCATCACTAAAAAGAACAGTGATAAAAATCTTTTAGGATACCTAAGTGTTATTCAAACGATATATAACAACTACTATTTACAATATCCTGAACAAAGCAATATTGCCTACTATATTGCCTACTTAAAGAAAATTATTATTGGAAATTACAAGCATCATTCAAACTATTCCAATACAGCAATTCATAAGATGGAAACGGTATTCAAAGAAGTTAATCCTAAATTCAATGATAATATTTCATTGAAAAGTATTGAGAAAAAATATTTCCGGTATATTAATACCCTCAGTTTAAAAGATGCTGAGACCATAAAAAAAGAATATTTCAATAATCCTGTCAACAGTCTCAGAAAATACTACAAAATATTAAGATTCAGTATACTTAACTTAAATTAAAAAAGTGAAAAAAAGAAAATTTCTTTTGGTAATGCCTGACTATTCCGATTTTCCAAAGCTATTTTTAGAGAACTTGGAGAAGGAAGGTTTTGAACCCTATTTAATCACAGACAATGTTTCAGGATTTAAATACAAGGGCTGTGAAAGCATAAAAAATTTTTTCATTAAAAATATTCTTAGAAATAAAGAGTATAAACAATATCTTATTCAAAAGCATTTTCTCGATGAGCTGAATAAAAACCTTTCTGCCATTACGGAAGAATTGGATTATGTCCTGGTGATTCGTCCGGATAATTTCCCAATTTCATTTATAAAGAATCTAAAAAGTAAAACCCAAAGATTAATTGCTTATCAATGGGATGGTATTGAAAAATTTCCAGAGATCAGAAACTATTTCAATTTATTTGATATCTTCTTTTGTTTTGAAAGAGTAGAATCTCAGCCCAATATTCAACCTATTACTAATTTTTATTTTGATCACCTTCCTTCTTCTGAAAAAAAATATAATGCAGAAAAGCCTAAGCTTTACTTTGTAGGTTTATATTGGAAAAGCCGTGAAGAAAAAATTAACCGATTTATTGATGAAGTCTCAGGTTTATCTATTGAACTTTCTATTTTCATTCAATATTTTCAGGAACCTGAAACGAAAAATGATAAAATACAATATATTCAAAACAGAATTAGTTTCCGAGAAAATCTGGATCTTGTTAAAAGTTCAGACATTCTTTTGGATTTTGTTGATCCATTACACAACGGACTTTCCATTCGTTTCTTTGAAGGAATATACTATAAGAAAAAAGTAATTACGGATAATGTGACGGTTAAAAAATACGATTTTTACCATCCTGATAATATCTTTGTTGTGGAAAATAATAATTATAAAAATATTGAACAGTTTCTAAAAAAACCTTATTTTACATTATCAGATGACATTGTAAAAAAATATGGTTTCAGTAATTGGATCAAAAAAATCATAACATAAAAAATAAGCTTTATTGATAAAAGCTTTCTTTATTTAATCTTTAAATCCTAAATAATTTATAATATTATTGATATTCTTTTCCTGTTGCCCAACTGAGAACTTAGCAAGTGGTAGTGCGCTGTTACTATGAAGAGTTTTCCACAAATTTTCATCGTAATATAGTTCCAATATCTTATTTGCGAAATGCTGCGGATCTTCATTGGAAACAAGGGCTGTTTTTCGATCTTCCAGATCCATTCCTTCCGCCCCAATTGATGTAGTGACTACAGGCAATCCAAACTCCAGAGCCTGCCCTATCTTTCCTTTCACTCCAGCTCCATATCGTAGAGGAGCAACAAATATTCTCGAATTTTCAAACCAGTAATCTACACTCTTCTGATAGCCTAATATCTGAAACTTCTCAGAATTATATTTTCCTTTAATCTCTTCGGGAAAATGTGGTCCTAAAATATATACTTTAATAGAATCGTCTTTGGCCCAAACTAAAGGCATTATATCTTCATACAAAAACTTGACGGCATCCATATTGGGCATGTGATAGAAACCTCCAATGAATAAAACACCTTCCCGAACAGAATAATCCATATCTCTGCATTCTACAGGTTCATGAATATTACTAACAGTAAAGATCTTTTCATTTTTGATCCCTTGGCCCGAGACAATTTTCTTTTCTTCATCACTGATGGAAATAACCACATCTGACTTTTGCATTCCAAAATATTCCTTTTCCTTAAAGAATCTCATCTCTTTTTTACGGGACTTTGTCACTTCAATATATTTGTTTTCTCTCTCCATTCTTAGATAATGAAGATCGACCATATCATAAATAATCTTCTTTCCGGAGATATCATTTTTAATTTTCCCATACCAAAAATCAAATCCAATCGGTCTGAAAATCCAAACAATATCTACATAATGAAGAGCTTCTTTCACTTGATCCAAAACTTTTACAATTTTGTTCTGAGCATTTACATAGTCTTTACAAACTTCTACACCAATGCTCCGAAAAAAATCAACGTAGATATCATCCTCTTGGTTGGGTTGCTGAATCCCTAAAATAACTCTATGATTATTTTTTTGCAGAATCTTTACAATTTCAAGAAACCTTCTTGAGCCAGAATCCTTATCAGGTTGTGGCATACGTTCCTCCAGAATAAGAATATTGGGCTTTTTATAAAATCTATTAATATTATTTCTTCCTTCATTATCCAGAAATCTTGAATCAGTAAAATACGAATCCCATCTATTCATAAAGACAGTTCTGTTTTTCTGAAGCAAAAGTTCCTTTCCATTATCTTTTCCAGTATAAGAAACATTTTCAAAATGAACAATTTCCGATTTAGGCTGATAATAAATATCCAGCTTCTGCTCATATTTCAAGCGTTGGCATAGATCTGTTTCTTCATAATAGGCAGGTAAAAAAGCTTCATCCAAAAGATTAAGTTTTCCATCAGTATCAGTTCTATGTAATAACAAACTACATCCTGAACAATAATCTACTTTTCTTAAAAAGTTATATTTTGGAGTATCAATAGCTTCACCTCTTCCTAGATTAACAATTTCGGTATTATTAAAAATAAGACAGCCCGCCTCTTGCAATGTATTGTCTGAAAATACCATTTTAGAGCCAACTGCACCTACATTTTTATTGTTCTTAAAAACCTCCAACAGACTGGATAAATAGTTTTCCTGAACTTCTACGTCATTGTTCAACAAATAAATATATCTTCCTCTTGCCTTCCGAATTCCTTTATTTATATTTCTTAAAAATCCTAAATTTTCAGTATTATTAATAATTGTAATTCCGGGAACTGTATCCAGATACTTTAAAGTTTCATCTGAGCTGTTATCATTGATAATAATAATTTCTTTTGATACGTCTTTATCATACTGTTCAATTGTATATAAACAATTAAGAGTATATCTGATCTGATTGTAAACAGGAATTATGATAGAAACTTCTGGCTCATTTTCATAAATAAAGCCAAATGTATGTTTTTTAAAAAAGTCGAGTTCAAAATGATTGATCTTTAGTTTTCTCTTATTATTGATAAAATTCCGATCCTTTATTTTATTTTTAAAAAACCTTTTAATTCCCATTTTAAATTTATTATTTTGTCCTGCCTTTTTAGAAAAACAAAATTAAGCATTTATTGTAAACTATGAGAGTAATAAGTTGGTTATCTTTTGTTCCTGGAGTGCAATAAATTCACTTCTGTTTATAAGATTTGATTAATCAACAAAATCATTTAATGCCTAATAAATACCGAAAACTTTAAAGGATATTGATTTCCGTTAATCAAAACATATATGGAAGCATTGTATTCAAAAACAGTAATCTTATTATGAAAAAAAGAAAGATATATTTTGTTTGCCCATCAGTTTCTGTACCTTTTGGGGGTATAAAACAAATTTATAAATATGTAAATATTTTAAACAATCATGGTTATAATGCTACTGTTTTATTAAAAAAAAAGAGAAAAAGAGATAATATATGGTATCGTGACACAAAAATATCTTATCATTATGAACTTTTAAAAAACATAGAAAATAGTAATAACCCTAAAGAACATAAAAATAGTTTTTACGAAAGATTAAAACTGTTCTATAACAATTTATTTTCACATCCCATAGAGAAAGATGCGCTATTTGTTTTTCCGGAAATATATGGAAAATCATTCCATAAAACTATTCCCAATCATCAGTATGTAATACTTAACCAGAATTGCTACTACACCTTTCAGGGGTATGGATTTGATTATAATGAAAAGAATCCTTATTTAGATAAAAATTGTTTAGGAACTATTGTAGCATCAGAAAATGCACAAAAATATTTTAATGTTGTATTTCCTGCTCTTGGTCTATATAGAGTCCGTTTAGGAATTGATACCCATATTTTCAGTTTTGAAAATAAAAAAAAGAAAAAAATTGCTTTTATGCCAAGGAAACTTGCTGAGGATTCTTTACAAGTTATTAATATTTTAAAAGCACGAAAAAAGATGGATGATTGGGAGTTTTTCCCAATTGACAATATGGATGAACAGGAAGTTGCAAAACATTTAAAAGAATCCGTATTTTTTTTAAGCTTCAATCATAGAGAAGGCTTTGGGCTTCCTCCTATAGAAGCTATGTCTTGTGGATGTTTTGTAATCGGTTACTCTGGACAAGGAGGAAAAGAATATTTTAAAGAAGAATTTTCTTGCCTGGTTGAAGAAGGTAACATTATTGATTTTGTTGAAAAAATAGAAAGCCACGCATTAGAATATCATGAGAATCCGACTCTTTTTTCTGAAAAAGGGAAAATAGGGTCACAATTTGTGATGAAAAATTATTCCTTGGAAAATGAAACACAAGATTGGATCAGTACGTGGGAAAAAATAATTTCCCAATGCTAGAGTACGATATTCTTTACAAAAGAAACGCTATATTAGGACGAGACAAACTGCATAAAAAAGCTAACCTTTTCGGCTAGCTTTTTTTATACTTAACTTTTTTTATTAAATTATTATTTTTTATTTGCCCAAACAACACTACCGTTGTTGTTGTAAATCACAATATTTCCATCATTCTGAACTGAAAGTCTTTCAATATTTGATGAGCTTATACCTGTACTGTAAACAGGTTTATGTGAAGAATCATAGACTACCAGATTTCCATCTTCCTGAAAAATAGCGCTTCTTCCACTTCCTGCTGTTGCCGAAGACCAGATATCTTTTTTAGTTCCGTTACTATACATTACCAAATTACCATCTGTCTGGAAAATTAAATAATAGTTATAATTTTCAGAAAATATCTTTTGTCCTTTTACAAATCTAAATCCTTTGTAAATATTACCATTATTATAACTTCCTGTATTAGAACCTCCGTTTCCACCGAAATTGTTTCCGTCAGAACCTCCCTTAGAAGACCACAAAGCATTTCGTCTCCTGTTATAAATTACAAGATTGCCATCATCCTGCATCTCAAGGTTGGCTGCATTCTTGTTGGTGGTGTTGGTACTGAATAAGGGTCTGTTTGAAGAATTATAAACGACAAGATTACCATCTTCCTGAAAAATAGCCCTTGAACCTTCACCAGGAGTCCTGGAACTCCATTCCGGCTGATTCTGGCTATTATAAACTACCAAATTTCCATCATTTTGAAAAATCAGAAAGTGCTGATTATTTCGGGAATAGTACCTTCTATCCTTTACCAAATTAGTGCCAAGTGTAATATTTTGAGCCATTATACAAATTCCTGCCAATAGCCCAAACATTGCTAATAAATGCTTTCTCATAAGTTTATGTTTTTTATTTCCTTATGTAAAGATAAATAATAAAAATCATACTTCTATTTACCCCATCAAAATTAGTTGTAAAAGAAAAAATCCAACATCAATTTAACATTTGCTTAAGTCCATATATGTACACCCTGGAAAAGGAATAATTAACAGCACATTATTATAATCAATGAAAATGAATACAAACAGTAAGGCAGTACTATCTTTTAATGGTAAAAAAATATATCATATTATTTATCATTAAAAACCGTCTCAAAACTGAGACGGCTTGTAGTTATAGAATATCAATATTTTTAATTAATAAGCATAGAATTCAATTCCCTCCTTAATATAACCTGAAGGTGTTACGCTGGATCTTGAATAATAATGATCTTTACCGTTCCAATATTGGTAGATAGGAACTGTATTAGGCTGCTGAGTAGCAAAAGCATTAAACTCGATTCCTTCATCTACATATCCCGGATAATATCCCGGAGTTTTTGTATAGTAATGATCTTTACCATTCCAGTATCTGTAGATAGGAACTGTATTGGGAGCTTTGTACAAGAATGCGTGAAACTCTGTTCCTTCAAAAGAATATCCGCTGTAGCTTCCAGCAATTTTTGTATAGTAATGATCTACTCCGTTATAATATCTGTAAATTGGAATGGTGTTAAATTCTAAATACACCTTATTATCAATCAGATATTGATCTACATAGGCTTTAAGCTGAGCTTTTTTAGCAGGGTCTTTTACAAAGTCATAAATAATAATCAACCCGTTGCTTCCAAAGTCAACCAAAACAGAATTATTTACATTTGAGCTGTTCTGCCAATTGGAAATATTAACTTTAGTATTGGTCTGATCTAGGTTCAAATCTCCTACTAAGCCTTTTGAAGGATCCCCGCCTCTGGTTTTGTAAGTCAACTTTTTAGAAAAATTCATGTGGTATTCAGAAGTATTCACATCATTATCCACATTCACATTAAAAATATTCAGCATTCCTGCCTTTATTCCGATTCTGGCTGCCTTATCACGAGTCTGGCTCGTTGTTTCAGACTGGAATAAAATATCAAGTTTTGCTCCTGTATAAATATCCGTCATTACGTGAGTTCCATAATCCTGAACAATCTGCTGCGGAGTTTTTGTCTGTAAATCCTGAGCAAATTCAGGAGTTATATAATCACCCAGCATATCGGTAGTAGCATTGAATCTTACTCTTTTCTGTTTGATCGTAAGGTTATAACTTCCGTAGATATATTTTGCATCAAACTTATTGTTGGTTGTTACCGCTGAGCCAAAACCTACAGAAAGTATTTTTTTAAACAGTGGAAAATTAACTGTTGCATCCACTTTGGTTGAAACCATTTTAGAGTAAGCCTCAGCATTTTCACCATAATCTTCGGAGTACTCCTGAGAGTTTGTGTTTTCGCTGATTAATCTGTTGGCTTGCTCCAATTTAAAACGATCAATATCAACCACCTTAAAACCGGCAGCTGTTGCATTGGCATATTCACCGGTAACATTATAACCATGTCCCAGAACATCATAAATTCCGTCTCCCGCAAATTTGGAAGCAGATAAGCGATTATTAGCTTTTACCGCAGGGCTTTCAGGGGTTGTCTCGCTATTCAGTTCTTCCGTTGAACATGAACTCATAAAAAGCATCAGCAGACTACTGAAGCAAAATAAAATTTGTTTTTTCATAGATTATTAAAAAAGTTTCAGCAAATATAATATTCATCATCAAGTGAAAAAAATAAACACCTAATGATTTATATCAATATTAAGTGAATTTAATAATTATTTAAATAATACTGAAAACGGGTTTAATTATAAACAGAAAATGAGATCTTAGTTCGTAAAATAAATTACCATTCTCAAAATAGGAAATTTTATTAAATAATTAATTGAGATATGCGGTATCTATACAAAATAAATAGTTTACATTAAAAACTAAACTTATGTGATATTATAATCATAGTGTAAATTTTTATTAAAATAATATTAACAACACAAATAATCACTATATTAAGAATTAAAAATACTCGAAAACCCCTTATATTTATAAGATATATCTAAAATACTAATGCTAAATTAATCACAATTAAAAGAAATAAATCTTATATTTGTTTCTATAAAAAATTAAAAAATGCAAAAATTTTTAAAAATTTCTACCTTAGCCTTCGCTACATTAGCTATTACCTCATGTTCACGAGAAAACGATTCATTGACAGAGCAACCACCTATACAAACTGTCGAAAAAATGAACGTTCAGGAGAGGATTTCATTGACGAAGACGGAGGTACTTGCTGAAAGCCAAAGAATGTCAGGCCTTAGTGCCGGGCAATCCTTAGTTTTAAAATATGGAAATGTAAACTTACATTTGGATATGCAATTTGATTCTAATTTAGTGCTCTATGCAAGTCCCATTAATTATTGGGGACCGGTACCTTATCCAGTAAAATGGGCTTCAAATACAGATTTTGGAACCGGATTATACCAACCTTATTTATCAGCTCAAAGCGATGGTAATTTGGTATTATACAAGGCGCAGCCCTATGTAGCAGGAAACGCTATCTGGGCAACAAATACAGATTCGGAATCAGTATCAAATCCAAGATTTAAACTTCAAATCATAAAAAAAACCAATGCAATAACCGGGACTAAATATTATGCAACTTTTATTCTTGAAGGAAACAATTATGAAAGGCACGAAATTGCCGTAGAAGAAATTACAGATATCTACTAAATAAAAACTTTCATCATATAAAAATACTATCTGTTTTTCAGATAGTATTTTTTATTATCACAATTCAAACTTTATCCTATGAAACAATTTATTTTTCAAGTTACTTTAAGTAAATTTGCAAAAATTAAAATTGAAATGGAGAAAGTAAGAGTACGTTTTGCTCCAAGTCCTACAGGACCATTACATTTGGGAGGCGTAAGAACCGCATTATATGATTATCTTTTTGCTAAAAATCAAGGGGGAGAATTTGTATTGAGAATTGAAGATACAGACACGGCCAGATATGTAGAAGGAGCTGAAGAATATATTGAAGAAGCTTTAGAATGGTGCGGAATCATTCCTGATGAAAGTCCAAAGAAAGGAGGAAAATTTGCTCCTTACAGACAGTCTGAAAGAAGAGACATCTACGACAGATATACTGAGCAGATCCTGAAGACAGACTATGCTTACATTGCTTTTGATACTGCAGAAGAACTGGATGCAATGCGTGCAGAATATGAAGCGAAAGGTGATGTTTTCTCTTATGATAATAAAACAAGAAACCGTTTAAGAAACAGCCTTGCCCTTTCTGAAGAAGAGGTTCAAAGGTTATTAGACGAAAAGACGCCTTATGTAGTACGGTTTAAAATGCCTGTTGACAGAGTATTAAATCTTGAAGATATTATTCGTGGAAAATTTTCAGTCAATACCAATACTTTAGATGATAAAGTTCTGGTAAAGAATGACGGAATGCCAACGTATCATTTTGCCAATATTATTGATGACCATGAAATGGAAATCTCCCACGTGATCCGTGGAGAAGAATGGCTTCCATCTTTAGGACTTCACACTTTATTATACGAAGCAATGCAGTGGGAAGCACCACAGTTTGCCCACCTTTCTTTAATCTTAAAACCTGAAGGAAAAGGAAAATTAAGCAAAAGAGACGGAGATAAATTCGGATTCCCGGTGTTCCCGCTTGATTTCAAAGATCCTGCTACCGGTGTGATTTCTAAGGGATACAGAGAAAACGGATATCTTCCTGATGCTTTCATTAATATGGTTGCATTATTAGGATGGTCTCCTGCAGATGATAAAGAAATACTTCCTCTGGATGAAATGATCAGGGAATTTGATCTTCATAAAGTACATAAAGCGGGCGCAAGATTCAGCAAAGAAAAATCTGAGTGGTTCAACCATCAGTATATTCAGATGAAGTCTGATGAAGAGCTTCTTCAAATCCTGAAAAACACAGATCTTGATCTTTCCGGTGTATCTGATG
Encoded here:
- the gltX gene encoding glutamate--tRNA ligase — translated: MEKVRVRFAPSPTGPLHLGGVRTALYDYLFAKNQGGEFVLRIEDTDTARYVEGAEEYIEEALEWCGIIPDESPKKGGKFAPYRQSERRDIYDRYTEQILKTDYAYIAFDTAEELDAMRAEYEAKGDVFSYDNKTRNRLRNSLALSEEEVQRLLDEKTPYVVRFKMPVDRVLNLEDIIRGKFSVNTNTLDDKVLVKNDGMPTYHFANIIDDHEMEISHVIRGEEWLPSLGLHTLLYEAMQWEAPQFAHLSLILKPEGKGKLSKRDGDKFGFPVFPLDFKDPATGVISKGYRENGYLPDAFINMVALLGWSPADDKEILPLDEMIREFDLHKVHKAGARFSKEKSEWFNHQYIQMKSDEELLQILKNTDLDLSGVSDEKLLKVIHLMKERATFPKDIYENGKFFFEAPASYDEKASKKAWNEETSAILGELATAFETTDFVAETLKQTMHDFAENKGLGMGKVMMPLRLSLVGELKGPDVPDILEILGKEESISRINNAVNNFK
- a CDS encoding glycosyltransferase family 4 protein, whose amino-acid sequence is MGILKKIKKHFERKEKLKYLQSKDIVNINLYDASQKTILFASRDFPAHDKESGANRLKELILIYKELGYNCIIFAPHMFEDDSYVKFYQQRNVIVYIENTKYRNIYDFLSSFKKIDYVWFNGPLALNLFYEKMKAVLSSAKFIYDMVDIHFLRFKRAIELEPTRISLKKNYKHFFRLETVVAPQLDYIIAISDKEKAIMSQYADKNKIITVSNIHYPKIDISERKSFSESKGITFIGSIHEPNIDAVKFLYEKIMPIVWKTNPELEVSIIGNVAEKLDLKLFPKFKFLGFVERIEEHFMNSRIMVAPLRFGAGVKGKIGQAFEYFLPVITTDIGAEGMRLTNHKNVLIANDENSFAQAILQLNNDEELWNTLSQNSIDSLKPFSIESVSSTLKKI
- a CDS encoding MAC/perforin domain-containing protein, translated to MKKQILFCFSSLLMLFMSSCSTEELNSETTPESPAVKANNRLSASKFAGDGIYDVLGHGYNVTGEYANATAAGFKVVDIDRFKLEQANRLISENTNSQEYSEDYGENAEAYSKMVSTKVDATVNFPLFKKILSVGFGSAVTTNNKFDAKYIYGSYNLTIKQKRVRFNATTDMLGDYITPEFAQDLQTKTPQQIVQDYGTHVMTDIYTGAKLDILFQSETTSQTRDKAARIGIKAGMLNIFNVNVDNDVNTSEYHMNFSKKLTYKTRGGDPSKGLVGDLNLDQTNTKVNISNWQNSSNVNNSVLVDFGSNGLIIIYDFVKDPAKKAQLKAYVDQYLIDNKVYLEFNTIPIYRYYNGVDHYYTKIAGSYSGYSFEGTEFHAFLYKAPNTVPIYRYWNGKDHYYTKTPGYYPGYVDEGIEFNAFATQQPNTVPIYQYWNGKDHYYSRSSVTPSGYIKEGIEFYAY
- a CDS encoding glycosyltransferase, giving the protein MKKRKIYFVCPSVSVPFGGIKQIYKYVNILNNHGYNATVLLKKKRKRDNIWYRDTKISYHYELLKNIENSNNPKEHKNSFYERLKLFYNNLFSHPIEKDALFVFPEIYGKSFHKTIPNHQYVILNQNCYYTFQGYGFDYNEKNPYLDKNCLGTIVASENAQKYFNVVFPALGLYRVRLGIDTHIFSFENKKKKKIAFMPRKLAEDSLQVINILKARKKMDDWEFFPIDNMDEQEVAKHLKESVFFLSFNHREGFGLPPIEAMSCGCFVIGYSGQGGKEYFKEEFSCLVEEGNIIDFVEKIESHALEYHENPTLFSEKGKIGSQFVMKNYSLENETQDWISTWEKIISQC
- a CDS encoding glycosyltransferase family 2 protein, producing MDNSFFLISIIVPCYNASYYVKEVLESIQSQTHYNIECIVINDGSTDNTLEIINCFSDERFHIYNQKNKGLSDTRNFGLEKASGDFIFFCDSDDLLPSNALESLISEYTGKEDIIVGKTSTYSWEEKRNVSFLPQPKEKQRLENKNTEVLLKKITEDLSPIAQNKLYKSSFLKENNLTFLSGIYHEDELWFFETMFQAKNVVFIPDITYFYTIDNAQSITKKNSDKNLLGYLSVIQTIYNNYYLQYPEQSNIAYYIAYLKKIIIGNYKHHSNYSNTAIHKMETVFKEVNPKFNDNISLKSIEKKYFRYINTLSLKDAETIKKEYFNNPVNSLRKYYKILRFSILNLN
- a CDS encoding glycosyltransferase is translated as MGIKRFFKNKIKDRNFINNKRKLKINHFELDFFKKHTFGFIYENEPEVSIIIPVYNQIRYTLNCLYTIEQYDKDVSKEIIIINDNSSDETLKYLDTVPGITIINNTENLGFLRNINKGIRKARGRYIYLLNNDVEVQENYLSSLLEVFKNNKNVGAVGSKMVFSDNTLQEAGCLIFNNTEIVNLGRGEAIDTPKYNFLRKVDYCSGCSLLLHRTDTDGKLNLLDEAFLPAYYEETDLCQRLKYEQKLDIYYQPKSEIVHFENVSYTGKDNGKELLLQKNRTVFMNRWDSYFTDSRFLDNEGRNNINRFYKKPNILILEERMPQPDKDSGSRRFLEIVKILQKNNHRVILGIQQPNQEDDIYVDFFRSIGVEVCKDYVNAQNKIVKVLDQVKEALHYVDIVWIFRPIGFDFWYGKIKNDISGKKIIYDMVDLHYLRMERENKYIEVTKSRKKEMRFFKEKEYFGMQKSDVVISISDEEKKIVSGQGIKNEKIFTVSNIHEPVECRDMDYSVREGVLFIGGFYHMPNMDAVKFLYEDIMPLVWAKDDSIKVYILGPHFPEEIKGKYNSEKFQILGYQKSVDYWFENSRIFVAPLRYGAGVKGKIGQALEFGLPVVTTSIGAEGMDLEDRKTALVSNEDPQHFANKILELYYDENLWKTLHSNSALPLAKFSVGQQEKNINNIINYLGFKD